A genomic segment from Amygdalobacter nucleatus encodes:
- a CDS encoding LemA family protein — translation MALIIILAILAILVLYFISCQRSFISWQEKIKNALSNIAVQQKSRWDALKQIAKSAKAYKLHEAETLVNLTAARSGKVATSAKEVQASDKDFLAALHNLNVVVEAYPELKADGLYAQTMSSINGYEDKVRLSRQVYNDCVTQYNRLVKQLPSSIVANLLHFTEENYLEFEQASSAMPDLDL, via the coding sequence ATAATATTGGCAATTTTAGCCATCTTAGTACTTTATTTCATCAGCTGCCAGCGCAGCTTCATTAGTTGGCAGGAGAAGATCAAGAACGCCCTTTCAAATATTGCTGTGCAGCAGAAATCTCGTTGGGACGCGTTGAAGCAGATAGCCAAATCTGCCAAAGCGTACAAGCTGCATGAGGCTGAAACTTTAGTTAATTTAACCGCTGCTCGCTCGGGCAAAGTTGCAACAAGTGCCAAAGAGGTGCAAGCTTCCGACAAAGATTTCTTGGCAGCCTTACATAACCTGAATGTTGTTGTTGAAGCCTATCCAGAACTTAAAGCCGATGGCTTATACGCTCAGACGATGAGTTCGATTAATGGCTACGAAGACAAGGTCAGATTATCTCGTCAAGTCTACAATGATTGTGTAACTCAATACAATCGTTTGGTCAAACAGTTACCATCTAGTATTGTGGCAAACCTTTTGCACTTTACCGAAGAAAATTATCTAGAGTTTGAACAAGCTTCGAGTGCAATGCCAGACTTGGATTTATAA
- a CDS encoding DUF2207 family protein, producing the protein MVQGETFTWQRIFKHTLFAFLFTLTFACLVNISFASDKIQSLDTKVVLNADASVTIQQAWQCKNSSGTEWFVPMYNLDSDSDIEDLKVSTGNKEFTTLNDWDVNASFADKSYKCGLNEASKGKELCFGKSEMGDMTYNVSYKITHVLKKSKDGVPFLYFRFVNDKMKPAPKRASFAIDYHELGEKVQAKIWGFGFEADLKATKQAYTTEAFSFSGQHHITILLKVLNLPDTQMSALKPDNRTFNEIKDQAFQGSNYTNLDKSPNKQVEDKLVLRYDVPYKRKFFSHLFLLKTMPMSFIIFALSGLVALISSFVSSSKTKPINLKAVKLDKKYYYRDIPFKGQIDLAEYFGEMIYGLTDDTQRGFIAAYILRWIKAGVIRPCKYQATKRFLLIKYAKEEEGLELVGEPECKEELERVTWMTIQLASDDNVLTAGELEAYANKHDTELSKAFKIALKTCKTTSLRQGLISFADKKSSRISLTEAGIYNLQNLYGLKNYLRDFTIINERQAVEVGLWDNYLIFASIFGIAAKVEKEFKQLVPDYAFAKETRLDADGNFYNQLNYIYLANSFQRSFSSGISQAHSARSGGSGGFSSFGGGKSGFSGGGSGGGSR; encoded by the coding sequence ATGGTACAGGGGGAAACTTTCACATGGCAACGCATATTTAAGCATACTTTATTTGCTTTTTTGTTTACTTTGACTTTTGCCTGCTTAGTTAATATCAGCTTTGCAAGTGACAAGATACAGAGTTTAGATACTAAAGTTGTATTAAATGCTGATGCTAGTGTTACAATTCAACAAGCTTGGCAGTGCAAGAATAGCTCAGGTACAGAGTGGTTCGTGCCAATGTACAATTTAGATTCCGATTCAGATATAGAGGATCTCAAGGTAAGCACTGGAAATAAAGAGTTTACGACTTTGAATGATTGGGACGTAAATGCTAGCTTTGCTGACAAAAGTTATAAATGTGGCCTAAACGAAGCAAGCAAAGGTAAAGAACTTTGCTTTGGCAAAAGTGAAATGGGCGATATGACTTACAATGTAAGCTATAAAATCACGCACGTTTTGAAAAAAAGCAAAGACGGCGTCCCGTTTCTTTATTTCCGTTTCGTTAATGACAAAATGAAGCCCGCACCTAAACGAGCGAGTTTTGCTATTGATTATCACGAGCTGGGAGAGAAAGTGCAGGCGAAAATCTGGGGATTTGGCTTCGAGGCAGATTTAAAAGCTACGAAGCAGGCTTATACGACGGAAGCATTCAGCTTTTCTGGTCAACATCACATTACAATTTTGCTAAAAGTGCTTAATTTGCCTGATACTCAAATGTCTGCATTAAAGCCAGATAATAGGACTTTTAATGAGATTAAAGACCAAGCTTTCCAAGGCTCTAATTACACGAATTTAGATAAAAGCCCAAACAAACAAGTGGAGGATAAGTTGGTTTTGCGTTATGACGTGCCGTACAAACGCAAGTTTTTTTCGCACCTATTTTTACTAAAAACTATGCCGATGAGCTTCATAATATTTGCTTTATCTGGTTTAGTCGCACTTATATCTAGTTTTGTGTCCAGTTCTAAGACAAAACCGATCAATTTGAAAGCCGTTAAGCTTGACAAAAAATATTATTATCGGGACATTCCGTTCAAGGGCCAAATTGATTTAGCTGAGTATTTCGGTGAGATGATCTACGGTTTGACGGACGATACGCAGCGTGGATTCATTGCAGCGTATATTTTACGTTGGATTAAAGCTGGTGTCATTAGACCTTGCAAATATCAGGCAACGAAACGTTTCTTGCTCATCAAATACGCTAAAGAGGAAGAGGGGCTAGAGTTAGTCGGTGAGCCTGAATGCAAAGAGGAGTTGGAGCGTGTAACTTGGATGACGATTCAGCTAGCTTCTGACGACAACGTACTGACGGCTGGTGAGTTGGAGGCTTATGCCAATAAGCACGACACGGAGCTAAGCAAGGCTTTCAAAATAGCACTAAAAACGTGCAAGACAACTTCTTTGAGACAGGGCTTAATTAGCTTTGCAGATAAGAAAAGTAGCCGCATCAGCCTGACTGAAGCAGGTATTTATAACTTACAGAATTTGTACGGCCTGAAAAATTATCTTCGTGATTTTACTATCATTAACGAGCGGCAGGCAGTTGAAGTTGGCCTTTGGGATAATTACCTCATTTTTGCTTCGATTTTTGGCATAGCCGCGAAAGTGGAGAAAGAGTTCAAGCAACTGGTGCCAGACTATGCGTTTGCCAAAGAAACGAGGTTAGATGCTGACGGCAATTTTTATAATCAGCTTAATTACATTTACTTAGCTAACAGTTTCCAGCGGAGCTTCAGTTCAGGCATCAGTCAGGCGCATAGTGCAAGATCAGGCGGTTCAGGGGGCTTTAGCTCCTTTGGCGGTGGTAAAAGCGGCTTTTCAGGTGGCGGTTCAGGCGGTGGCTCTCGGTAA
- a CDS encoding class B sortase: MTHAADGTANLLGAIFLDYRNESLEDPFVLVYGHDTDNGTMFGPLRTNKAEQLGAEFTFFGAANTKFKTKAVLVAIIPGETLIKPKDYADFNKREQFYAWLQPQAIKTANYALQPEDKLVCLITCTYERQNARLLIVTVY; the protein is encoded by the coding sequence TTGACCCATGCAGCTGACGGTACAGCTAATTTGCTTGGGGCTATTTTCTTAGACTATCGAAACGAATCCTTAGAAGACCCTTTTGTGCTTGTTTATGGGCATGATACGGACAATGGCACCATGTTTGGCCCCTTACGCACCAACAAAGCTGAACAATTGGGGGCTGAATTTACCTTCTTTGGCGCTGCCAATACGAAGTTCAAGACGAAAGCTGTCTTGGTGGCCATCATTCCAGGTGAAACTCTGATTAAACCCAAAGACTATGCGGATTTTAACAAACGAGAGCAGTTTTATGCTTGGTTACAGCCACAGGCAATTAAAACAGCTAATTATGCGTTGCAGCCAGAAGACAAGCTAGTTTGCCTAATCACATGCACTTATGAGCGACAAAATGCCCGCTTGCTTATAGTAACTGTCTACTAA